CATGAAATTCAACAGATGATATTACTGTTCCACCAACGTACATTAGTTTAAAACCTCTTTTAAAATTTCAATGAATCTCTTATCCTCTTCCAATGTGCATATGCTTATCCTGATCCAATACTCATCCAGACCCTTGAATGAAGTGCAATCACGAACTATGATTCCTTTCTTCATCAGTTCCAAGGCGAGCTCGGATGCTGTGAATCCTGTTTGCTTAACATTTATCAGCATGAAATTTGATTTTGAAGGGAAGACGTTCAAGCCGTCAATCTTTGAAACCTCATCATATAGGTATTGCCTTGATTCTATTCCCTTTTCGATGGATTGCTTGATGTATTCCGTATCCCTGAAAGTGTTGAGCGCAGCCACGAATGACAGCCTTGTAAGTGAAAACACCGGTTTAATCCTGTGCATGTATTCGATTATCTCATCACATGCAAGGCCGTATCCGATTCTCATTCCCGCAAGCCCCAAAACCTTTGACATTGTGCGGATTATGAATATGTTGTCGAATTCATTAATCAAATCCTTGTTTGTCACCTCTGAATACTCGAAGTAGGCCTCGTCAATGACGATTAGGACCTCAGGGTTTTTGCCTGCAATGTCCATTAAAACTTCCTTGTCAATCAAGGTTCCTGTAGGGTTGTTAGGACTGCAGAGGAAAATCATTTTTGTCTTAGGGGATATGGAATCGAAAATTGAGTCGACGTCCAGTTCATTTGCCTCCAAGTCCCATCTTGCATAAACCGGCTTTGCGCCGTATTGCTTTAATAAGTATTCGTAGTACATGTAGGACGGCAACGGGACTATGAACTCATCGCCCTCGTCGATGAATGTCTTTGCAAGCACGTCGATTATTTCGTCCGCACCGTCTCCACCGATGATGACCTGTGAAGGCTCCACATCGGAATATCTGGCCACTTCACAGACCAGTTCATGTAATTGTGATTCGGGGTACCTGTTGATTGACCTGATTTCATCCTCAATGGCCTTCATCGCCTTTGGGGAAGGACCCCATGGATTTTCATTTGAACCCAGCTTGATGATGTCCTCCTTTTTAAGGTTGAAATCGCTTGCAATCTCGTCCTGAGATCTTCCGGGAACATATGAATCCATTTCTTCTACAATTTGTCTAGCTTTCATAATCTAATCATCCTTATATTGTTTGGAGAGTCTCACATAATTGTCCGCATTGTTCTGAATCATCTGAACCTGTTCAGGGGATAATTCCTTAATCAGTTTTGCCGGAACCCCAAGAATAAGGCTGTTTTCAGGGAATTCCTTTCCTTCGCTGACAACCGCTCCGGCACCTACAATTGAGTTCTTTCCGATGTGTGCTCCGTTTAGAACGGTCGCATTCATTCCTATCAGAACATTGTCCTCCAGGGTGCAGCCGTGAACGACAGCCCCATGACCTACAGACACGTTATCTCCAATTTTGACTGGAAATCCTTTTGTACAATGGACAACACAATTATCTTGGACGTTTGAATTGTTTCCAATGGTTATTGAATCTGTATCTCCTCTTAAGACGGCTCCGTGCCATATTGATACGTCCTCTCCCAATTCAACCTTACCAATTACCTGTGCGCCTGGGCATATTACAATAGAGTCTTTTTTATTTTCCATAATATCGCCTATTTTTTGTTTTTCTTGTCTTGGATAATATGATTCTGTTTTACCAATACGCGAGTGTTGGAGGGTACATCATCATACAACAAAACCCCTGAACCGATAGTGGAATTGTGTCCTACCTTCACACCTGGTGAGAAGCTTGAGTTGATTCCTGTCTTGACGGAATCCCCAATGATTGAACCGAACTTACGCCTTCCACTATCAATCATCTGATTCTTGATTTTGGTCTTGACTGACCTGTTGTCGAAACGCAAGTTCGCAATGTTGGTCCCTGCAGCTATGTTGCAGTTGGATCCGATGACTGAATCCCCGACATAACTCAAGTGACTGACATTGGTATTTTCCATAATGATGGAGTTCTTGATTTCAACGGCGTTTCCCACATGGACGTTGTCCCCAAAGTAGGAATTGCCACGAATGTAAGAGTTAGGACCTATGTCACAGTTCTTGCCTATGTATACGTTTCCTTCAATGTATACTCCTGCACGGATGATGCTGCCTTCGTCAAGGAAGATTTCCCCATGGATATGTGCTCCATCCTCAACATGACCCTTGATATCTGTTTTGAGTTGGCTAATCAATTCCTCATTCACTTCAATTAGCTCCCATGGCCTACCGACATCAATCCAATCCTTGCTGGTTTTATGACCAATGACTGTTTTTCCATCAGCAATTTGCAATGACACTGAATCTGTGATTTCGTACTCTCCCCTTTCTGAGAGTTCTGTTTTCTTGATTTTTTCAAAGATGTCCTTGTTGAATACGTATATTCCCGCATTGACTAGGTTGCTTGGAGCTTCCTCTTTTTTAGGCTTTTCAACAATGCTTTTGATGTTTCCGTTCTCGATTTCAACTACACCGAATGCGGATGGGTCCTCGACTTCTGTTAAAAGCATCAGTGTGTCAGGTTTCATGTAATTGTATTTCTTAATGATTTCGTTGATGATCTCATTGTCCAGAATGATGTCCCCGTTGAGAACAATCAGGCTGTCTTTGATAAAGTCTTCACCATAGCTTATAGCATTAGCAGTTCCTAAAAAGTCTTTCTGTGTTTTGTATGAAATGTTAACGCCAAAATCATGACCATCACCAAAGTAATCACGAACCATTTCTTCCTTATATCTGACAATCAATAATATATCCTTAATACCATTGTCTCTTAATGATTCGATGTTATATTGGATGATTGGTTTTCCAGCAACCGGCAACATGGTTTTAGGCTTTGTAAGTGTTAGTGGCCTCATTCTTGAACCTTCGCCGGCACTTAAAATAATCGCTTTCACTTTAATTATCCCCTATAAAATCTAATAATATTATATGTTTAACTCCTTACTTATTAATTAATTTAACTAAATCAAATGACTAATTTTAAATAATAGTTTTTATAAACTCAAATTATATTAGCTATGCTAATAGCAAAAATTTAAAGGAGATTATAAAATGACCGTATATGTTTGTTTACACTGCGAATACAGATTTGACACAGAAAAAGGTGACCCTGCATACAACATCCCTGCTGGAGCAACTCCTGCAGACATGCCAGACGATTGGGTTTGCCCAGAATGTGCTGCTTTAGGTATTGAAGCATTCATCGCTGAAGAAGAATAAAAAAATCTTCTTCAACTTTTTATTTTTAAAAACTATTTTTTCCATAAAAATCTTATAATTCTTAAAAATATTTATATAATTTAATTTTTAAATCTAATATTGTAATTTTATTTACTAACATAGTTTAATTAATTAAGCGTGGGAAATAAAATGAAAAGGAAGAAAAAACTGATTATAGCTATTCTTTTAGTTATCCTTGTAGGA
Above is a genomic segment from Methanobrevibacter thaueri containing:
- the hisC gene encoding histidinol-phosphate transaminase, with amino-acid sequence MKARQIVEEMDSYVPGRSQDEIASDFNLKKEDIIKLGSNENPWGPSPKAMKAIEDEIRSINRYPESQLHELVCEVARYSDVEPSQVIIGGDGADEIIDVLAKTFIDEGDEFIVPLPSYMYYEYLLKQYGAKPVYARWDLEANELDVDSIFDSISPKTKMIFLCSPNNPTGTLIDKEVLMDIAGKNPEVLIVIDEAYFEYSEVTNKDLINEFDNIFIIRTMSKVLGLAGMRIGYGLACDEIIEYMHRIKPVFSLTRLSFVAALNTFRDTEYIKQSIEKGIESRQYLYDEVSKIDGLNVFPSKSNFMLINVKQTGFTASELALELMKKGIIVRDCTSFKGLDEYWIRISICTLEEDKRFIEILKEVLN
- a CDS encoding gamma carbonic anhydrase family protein — encoded protein: MENKKDSIVICPGAQVIGKVELGEDVSIWHGAVLRGDTDSITIGNNSNVQDNCVVHCTKGFPVKIGDNVSVGHGAVVHGCTLEDNVLIGMNATVLNGAHIGKNSIVGAGAVVSEGKEFPENSLILGVPAKLIKELSPEQVQMIQNNADNYVRLSKQYKDD
- the glmU gene encoding bifunctional sugar-1-phosphate nucleotidylyltransferase/acetyltransferase — encoded protein: MKVKAIILSAGEGSRMRPLTLTKPKTMLPVAGKPIIQYNIESLRDNGIKDILLIVRYKEEMVRDYFGDGHDFGVNISYKTQKDFLGTANAISYGEDFIKDSLIVLNGDIILDNEIINEIIKKYNYMKPDTLMLLTEVEDPSAFGVVEIENGNIKSIVEKPKKEEAPSNLVNAGIYVFNKDIFEKIKKTELSERGEYEITDSVSLQIADGKTVIGHKTSKDWIDVGRPWELIEVNEELISQLKTDIKGHVEDGAHIHGEIFLDEGSIIRAGVYIEGNVYIGKNCDIGPNSYIRGNSYFGDNVHVGNAVEIKNSIIMENTNVSHLSYVGDSVIGSNCNIAAGTNIANLRFDNRSVKTKIKNQMIDSGRRKFGSIIGDSVKTGINSSFSPGVKVGHNSTIGSGVLLYDDVPSNTRVLVKQNHIIQDKKNKK
- a CDS encoding rubredoxin; the encoded protein is MTVYVCLHCEYRFDTEKGDPAYNIPAGATPADMPDDWVCPECAALGIEAFIAEEE